The Rickettsiales bacterium nucleotide sequence TCGTCCAAAGGGATTTAATCTTAGCAGAAAAGAATGAAAATAAATATTCTCAGGAAATCTTATATTATTTTGTTTTAAGAAATAATAAGTAGGCCATAGTACCACAGCAGGATATAAGTTATTATTTACTACCCATCCTGTGAAGTATCCATATAAGTATCCTAACTTGCTTATTAAAAAGATACCGTCAAAAATGGATCTCATAAAATTGAAACTTTCTTCATTAGAGGAAATATCTTTTTTTAGCAGAATCTCAACAATTTCCATATTATTAAGTTCACTTGCATAATGAATAGGAAGTTTGCCATTAATATCCTTTGTTCTAATTAGATCATTGACTAACGCTGAGTCACAACATAATAGTTTATAAGCTTTACTGGTATCATTTGCTATGATTGCATGATGAAGTGAAGTTCGTCCCATAGAATCCTGAGGCTTCAAACTACCTATGTTCTCTTCTTCAAAAAGAAATAACTGGAAAAGTAAAGCTTCTCCATCTATTGCATTAACTGCGTTTTCACTAGTAAAAATAAATCGTTGATATAAATTATAATACATCAATGTCATACTTAAAGATAATAAAGTACGAGTTGTGCGATCGTCGATAATTATAGGTGGAATGATTAATAAAGCAGTGCATATGTATTGATTATGGAACCACTGATTATCGAATGATTCACTATATTTCCTTCCAGGAGAACTAATAGAATCGGGTTCCTTTGTTATCTTATCTTCGAAAGCCATATTAAAATTATATTTGATGCTTTTCATTCTATGAATTGCTGGATGGGTATAATTTCTAAAGTTAGCATGTGGATCTAATTCGTAATTAAATAAATTCGCTACGGTCTGATATCCGTGAGAAAGTCGCAATTCATATAGGAAAAAGGCGAATAATCTATCTATTATATCTTTTTGAAGGTTGTATTTATAATCGCGTAGCCTGCATGTTACTAGACCTTGATTGAATAAAGTATAGATAATTTCATAATTACCTTCTTTAATAGCGGATTCAAAAGAAGTAATATTTCCAGATAATATAAGCTTTTCCATCTCACGTAACTTACCAGTAAGTTCTTCTATACTTAATTTATCTTCTGGTACAATTATAGATATAAAATTCCAGCAGTTTATATTACCTCCAGTGTTATTAAGTTGAGTTTGGACATCTTGAAGAAAATTTTCTAAGGATCCCTCACAGATTAAACGCTCCATGGAGCCTCCGGTAAATTCAAGTAGATAACGAATATGTGCGTCCCTTCCTTCGAGATCATCAAAATCGCTTGTAGATATTTTTTTTAACTCTTCAAATGAGACATTTTTAGGAAAATCGAGTACAGAGTTATATATAATTTTGATGCTATTAAATTTGTTTTGTTCGTCCAGTGCAGCATCCATTTTTTTGTCAGCACCAGTAGATTTTCCTGTTGTATTATCATATACTATACCAGTGTAGTCTACGAAAGAACCAGAAGCTTGGCCGATCACAATAGCAATGAATCCCATTTGTTTTGTAATATTTTCAACAAATTTTTTAATATCCTTAGTATAATATAGTACATGCGATGCAATAAGTAATGTTGGGTTTTTTGATAATTTATCTATCCCACCACCAAAAATATTACCTAGAACTATGTTATTATTTTTAATGCCTAAGGAGAAGAGGCGGTTGGTTGTGTTTTGAACAAATTGTATAGATCTATCTATCCCTTCATATTTGATTTCTTTTACACTGATATTTGAATTATTTGTATAATTTTGCATTAGTACTGCTATCTTACCAGATAGATGACCATCACCTACTCCCCAGTCTTGAACTGTAATAGTTAAATTATGTATTAATGGTGGTAAGTAACCACCAAGGAATTCTTTGGTTATTTTAAATGTTTGATTTTTTTCATCAGTATTGTCCCTAAAGGCCGTGAATGTTTTTTCACGTCTTTGGGAAGTATGATCGTATTTTTTACAGGGGGGTTCACTATTCATAATTTTCTCCGTTATTAAAATAGTAATCATATAGATCACCAACAGTATTTATTATAAAGTCATATGCAGGGGCCCTTAGCTCTTGGGTGGTTAAAAGTAATAATGTGGTTATATCATGAACAACAACCATAGATCTTATAGTGGTAAACGTTCCGTCTATACTTAATAGAATTTCCGTCTCTGTATTAAAGTCAAAGCGCAAGCTAGATATTGTTAGGTATCCAGCGTATATGGATGTTATATATGGTATTATTGTTTCTTGACCAGATAAATCATCAATGGATTCTTGATTATGCAAGTAGTAACAATTTAGACCTCCTAAGCCTGCAGGAAGAAGAGGCGTTGTATAGGACAGTCCTAGGGCTGTTTGCATGGAGATATCAAACCAACATTTCTCAACAAAATCTTGAGAGTTTTTTATGTATCTATCTTCACTATTTAAAAGTTCTGATTGTTTTTGCTCTGCTAAGAAATTATAGGTAAGTAATCTCATTGTATAAGGAACTGTGGCTGGTAGGCAAGTTTGCCATTGAGTTTGTCCTGTAATTGAAAATAGACCTGTTTGACAAGTTACGTAATGAGTTGTTATCCAAAATAAATCATTATTTATAACATCTGGTAATTCAATTAAAGGAATTTGTAGCATATTCTTCCAAAAGTATTTTATTATTGGAGCTTCTTCGATAAGGTTTTTAAATGTCAAAGATAGTAAGAATAAGTTGCCATTATAAATAGGAGTTGATTGGTGGTGCTCATGTTTTGTTTCGGGTTTTGTTTTCTTTGAAAATTGAGAGAGTTCTTTATCTGTTGAATAAATAGGAGGTGGATTATCATAAGTTATATGATGCAACATGAATACGTCTGAATCTGTGTCTGGGTTTCTTTTGTAGTTTGAAGAATAAGACGATAATGTTTCTATACCTCTACCAGAAGCAGTTTTGTATTTTTTTAAAGGATTAGAAGAATCGCTATCTGAGTTTGTTATAGCTTCATTGTTGTGATTTATTTTGTGTTTTTTAGAAGAATGGTCAGAGTAATCTTCTAGATCAGAGGCTTCTCTGCAAATCTTGGGAGAATCGGTAAGTGGGGATTCAGAATCTGTAATTGGTGAAAAGTCATTACTATTAATGAGATTTATTATAATTTGTGGAGAAGTGTTTACTAAGGAAAGAATCCTATATCCACTTTCAATTTCAAGCTTATCTATTGTTATTTCCGATTTTCTATATTGAATTCCACCATAAATTTTTTGTATTAGATCTCTTATATCATTAGGATGATAAGTGAATTTTATTGTTGCGAGATCAGCACCTTGCAAGCGTATTTTATATATTTCATGTTCTCCAAAGAAATTTCTTCTTTCTAATAAAAGAATTTTATCAGTTATACTATCTAGCATCGTCA carries:
- a CDS encoding ankyrin repeat domain-containing protein, which produces MNSEPPCKKYDHTSQRREKTFTAFRDNTDEKNQTFKITKEFLGGYLPPLIHNLTITVQDWGVGDGHLSGKIAVLMQNYTNNSNISVKEIKYEGIDRSIQFVQNTTNRLFSLGIKNNNIVLGNIFGGGIDKLSKNPTLLIASHVLYYTKDIKKFVENITKQMGFIAIVIGQASGSFVDYTGIVYDNTTGKSTGADKKMDAALDEQNKFNSIKIIYNSVLDFPKNVSFEELKKISTSDFDDLEGRDAHIRYLLEFTGGSMERLICEGSLENFLQDVQTQLNNTGGNINCWNFISIIVPEDKLSIEELTGKLREMEKLILSGNITSFESAIKEGNYEIIYTLFNQGLVTCRLRDYKYNLQKDIIDRLFAFFLYELRLSHGYQTVANLFNYELDPHANFRNYTHPAIHRMKSIKYNFNMAFEDKITKEPDSISSPGRKYSESFDNQWFHNQYICTALLIIPPIIIDDRTTRTLLSLSMTLMYYNLYQRFIFTSENAVNAIDGEALLFQLFLFEEENIGSLKPQDSMGRTSLHHAIIANDTSKAYKLLCCDSALVNDLIRTKDINGKLPIHYASELNNMEIVEILLKKDISSNEESFNFMRSIFDGIFLISKLGYLYGYFTGWVVNNNLYPAVVLWPTYYFLKQNNIRFPENIYFHSFLLRLNPFGREESYLNKSSESYERYNRDNALHFASRNNHTKLVNFLVERNGTFINNLNANGESILHLAVDNNNLELVIFLVEHQAQINNRDTSWPIYPFADFTLKSILLCLSSDNILRILSDSLFLNSVYEELFTAFVKNKGTTPLHSAALSKHTSNETLEILINNEADPDLTMAFYDNSNIQIIPYVITKIIIFIASFYNTKTPITYKLLLLGASQILIPYNLENLKPIDLVKDENTNEEQCINKDSNKIYELLKQYGVLNFDKSIDQFNMIESSLYRLGVIPLDSGNKKNSELYQYLKKYTIFHDYKTITEFSPFELMLYKLGLISDDDTIHIKEPGAYKGGSGSDTFIIDGNMFTGQIIIKDYSPPEDQIIFNNCNIEEFKYRTEEVLNIESTIAYIDNELELILIGVEQNELNFS